One genomic window of Desulfuromonas sp. includes the following:
- a CDS encoding NAD-dependent succinate-semialdehyde dehydrogenase, which produces MALESINPATGELIETFTEWSDEQVASVIEEVDKAWMDWAHTTFEQRATLMKRAAQVLRDNIDEYARTMAVEMGKPISEGRGEINKCALCCDFYADHAEGFLADEPIESDGSKSYVGHRPIGTVLAVMPWNFPFWQVFRFAAPALMAGNTGVLKHSSNVPRCALQIEEVFVKAGFPANVFRTLMIGSRKVDAVIENPKVKAVTLTGSDIAGRKVAAKAGEMLKKTVLELGGSDPFVVLADADLDAAAAAAAKSRCINSGQSCIAAKRFIVVEEVYEAFLEKFTASMKALVIGDPLDESSQVGAQARHDLMLELHDQVKASVAAGAKVVLGGAPLERAGCFYPPTILTEVVPGVPAYTEELFGPVASVIRAENDADALHIANDTPFGLGACVWTADLEKGEAFAAHLEAGAAFVNGMVKSDPRLPFGGVKISGFGRELSYHGIKEFVNIQTVWVK; this is translated from the coding sequence ATGGCACTGGAGTCGATAAACCCCGCAACCGGGGAACTGATTGAAACCTTCACGGAGTGGTCCGACGAGCAGGTCGCATCGGTGATCGAAGAGGTCGACAAGGCCTGGATGGACTGGGCGCATACCACCTTCGAGCAGCGGGCGACCCTGATGAAGAGGGCCGCCCAGGTCCTGCGCGATAATATCGACGAGTATGCGCGGACCATGGCTGTGGAGATGGGGAAACCGATTTCAGAGGGGCGCGGCGAGATCAACAAGTGCGCCCTCTGCTGCGATTTCTACGCGGACCACGCCGAAGGGTTTCTGGCCGATGAGCCGATCGAGAGCGACGGTTCCAAATCGTACGTGGGCCACCGCCCGATCGGGACCGTTCTGGCGGTTATGCCCTGGAACTTTCCCTTCTGGCAGGTTTTTCGCTTCGCCGCCCCGGCCCTGATGGCCGGCAACACCGGGGTGCTGAAGCATTCATCCAACGTACCGCGTTGCGCGCTGCAGATCGAGGAGGTCTTTGTCAAGGCGGGCTTCCCGGCGAACGTCTTCCGCACCCTGATGATCGGCTCGCGAAAAGTCGACGCGGTCATCGAGAACCCGAAGGTGAAGGCGGTGACCCTCACCGGCAGCGACATCGCCGGGCGCAAGGTGGCGGCCAAGGCCGGGGAGATGCTGAAGAAGACCGTCCTCGAGCTCGGTGGCAGCGACCCCTTCGTCGTTCTCGCCGACGCCGATCTGGACGCGGCCGCCGCCGCCGCGGCCAAGTCGCGCTGCATCAATTCCGGACAGAGTTGCATCGCCGCCAAGCGCTTTATCGTCGTTGAGGAGGTTTACGAGGCGTTTCTGGAGAAATTCACCGCCAGCATGAAAGCCCTGGTGATCGGCGACCCGCTCGATGAATCGAGCCAGGTCGGGGCCCAGGCGCGCCACGATCTGATGCTGGAACTGCACGACCAGGTCAAGGCCTCGGTGGCCGCAGGGGCCAAAGTCGTCCTCGGCGGGGCGCCGCTTGAGCGCGCCGGCTGCTTTTACCCGCCGACCATCCTCACCGAGGTTGTGCCGGGCGTGCCGGCCTATACCGAGGAACTCTTCGGGCCCGTCGCCTCGGTCATTCGGGCGGAAAACGATGCCGATGCCCTGCATATCGCCAACGACACCCCGTTCGGTCTCGGAGCGTGCGTCTGGACCGCGGACCTGGAGAAGGGCGAGGCGTTCGCGGCCCACCTCGAAGCCGGGGCAGCGTTCGTCAACGGTATGGTCAAGAGCGACCCTCGCCTGCCCTTCGGCGGAGTCAAGATCTCCGGGTTCGGCCGCGAACTCTCCTATCACGGCATCAAGGAATTCGTCAATATCCAGACGGTGTGGGTGAAGTAA
- a CDS encoding L,D-transpeptidase family protein, translating to MFRKKWFALFLVLCACSLPGSSAEAVSLSQETAGDLRFLLKEPSPLLAWGWDGLHHGEILTSFYAERDYRPAWVGDLGLGRKGAELLSVLRDAGREGLCPEDYHLGEIEPLATLEADSRRYGVLFDSSYVARLDLLLTDAFLLYAHHLRHGRVDPCALHLGLCALTEGGDVTRLLKQVLDGEGVAGALDSLLPHHESYDRLRQALETLRRLSALGGWPAVPAGPTLRPGDVDRRVDLLRERLEISGDYSGAGDEPGGGGEFNAGLEDALKRFQRRHGLVADGVVGPKTLAELNTPVEARIRQVELNLERWRWLPRDLGRRHLQVNIADFSLEVVEGGRAVMSMPVIVGTGYRKTPIFSARMKYLVFSPYWNVPPTILREDKLPRIKDDPGYLERKNFEIVRGRGEGKEILDLSGISWDQVTADRFPGVLRQRPGPWNPLGQVKFLFPNSFDVYLHDTNDKHLFGHHVRSFSSGCIRVERPQDLAAFVLEEEEDWDCDRILDATEFESPLWVRLSNPLPVHILYRTAWVDAAGAMQFRRDIYQRDVDLELALGNKGKPGEAEQGYVIQDRPALSGD from the coding sequence ATGTTTCGGAAAAAATGGTTCGCCCTTTTCCTTGTCCTGTGCGCCTGTTCTCTTCCGGGCTCCTCGGCCGAAGCCGTATCGCTGAGTCAGGAGACGGCCGGGGATCTCCGGTTTCTTCTGAAAGAGCCGTCGCCGCTTCTGGCGTGGGGATGGGACGGCCTCCATCATGGCGAAATCCTGACGTCTTTCTACGCGGAGCGAGACTATCGGCCGGCGTGGGTCGGCGACCTCGGCCTGGGACGCAAGGGCGCTGAGCTTCTCTCGGTGCTGAGGGACGCCGGGCGCGAGGGCCTGTGTCCCGAAGATTATCACCTCGGGGAGATAGAGCCCCTGGCGACCCTGGAGGCTGACTCGCGGCGCTACGGAGTTCTTTTCGACTCGTCCTACGTGGCCAGGCTCGACCTGCTCCTTACCGACGCTTTTCTCCTCTATGCCCACCACCTTCGGCATGGACGGGTCGATCCCTGCGCCCTTCACCTCGGGCTGTGCGCCTTGACCGAGGGCGGCGACGTTACCCGGCTGCTGAAGCAGGTTCTGGACGGAGAGGGCGTTGCCGGGGCTCTCGATTCGCTTCTCCCCCACCACGAAAGCTACGACCGGTTACGTCAGGCACTGGAAACTCTGCGGCGCCTCTCGGCTCTTGGGGGATGGCCGGCGGTTCCTGCAGGGCCGACCTTGCGGCCGGGGGATGTGGACAGGCGGGTCGACCTGCTTCGGGAGCGGCTAGAAATATCCGGCGACTACTCCGGAGCGGGGGATGAGCCAGGGGGGGGCGGGGAGTTCAACGCTGGCCTGGAGGACGCCCTGAAGCGGTTTCAGCGCAGGCACGGGCTGGTCGCTGACGGAGTCGTGGGGCCCAAGACCCTCGCCGAACTGAATACCCCGGTCGAGGCCCGCATCCGGCAGGTCGAGCTTAACCTGGAGCGCTGGCGATGGCTGCCGAGGGATCTGGGCCGGCGGCACCTGCAGGTCAATATCGCGGATTTCTCCCTCGAGGTGGTGGAGGGCGGCCGGGCGGTGATGTCCATGCCGGTCATTGTCGGGACGGGCTACCGCAAGACCCCGATTTTCTCGGCCCGCATGAAGTACCTGGTGTTCTCCCCCTACTGGAATGTCCCGCCGACGATCCTGCGGGAGGACAAGCTTCCCAGGATCAAGGACGATCCCGGCTATCTAGAGAGAAAGAATTTCGAAATTGTGCGCGGCCGCGGCGAAGGAAAGGAAATCCTCGACCTCTCCGGGATTTCCTGGGACCAGGTCACCGCAGACCGGTTCCCGGGGGTCCTGCGTCAACGACCCGGACCATGGAACCCCTTGGGACAGGTCAAGTTCCTTTTTCCCAACTCTTTCGATGTTTACCTCCACGATACAAACGACAAGCATCTGTTCGGGCACCACGTCCGCTCCTTCAGCTCCGGCTGTATCCGGGTGGAGAGGCCCCAGGACCTGGCCGCTTTTGTCCTGGAAGAGGAAGAGGACTGGGATTGCGACCGGATTTTGGACGCCACCGAATTCGAGTCACCCTTGTGGGTGAGGCTGTCCAATCCTCTACCCGTGCACATCCTTTACAGGACTGCCTGGGTGGACGCTGCGGGGGCGATGCAGTTCCGCAGGGATATTTATCAGCGGGACGTGGACCTTGAACTGGCCCTAGGAAACAAGGGGAAACCCGGAGAGGCCGAGCAGGGATACGTGATTCAGGACCGTCCTGCCCTCTCTGGGGACTAG
- a CDS encoding TraB/GumN family protein, with protein MNDHTPSDIRRLTLEGKDITLVGTAHISQDSVDTVRRVIEAEMPDTVCIELDAQRHRALQDQKHWESLNLIQVIRKGQAPFLMANLALAAFQKRMGLQTGVKPGSELAEAAALAKDRGMAVELVDREIRTTLLRAWRMTGLWRKMHLLATLVAGLFENQKLDEEELARLRQTDTLSAMLEEMGDMLPSVKTILVDERDQYMAHHIRNAPGKKIVAVVGAAHLPGIVNHISTGVSEQTIGEISVIPPKASLSKALPWIVPAVVAALFATGFFFGDRQQLADTALAWILANGLLAALGTLFALGHPLTVVAAFVAAPITSLNPTVGAGMVTGLVQAFVAAPTVCDMERVGEDLTTVRGWWNNRMTRVLLVFLFSSLGSAAGTLIAFHWLADLF; from the coding sequence ATGAACGATCATACCCCTTCGGATATCCGGCGCCTGACGCTGGAAGGCAAGGACATCACCCTGGTGGGCACCGCCCACATCTCCCAGGACTCGGTTGACACCGTGCGAAGGGTCATCGAAGCGGAGATGCCGGACACGGTCTGCATAGAACTCGACGCGCAAAGGCACCGGGCCCTTCAGGATCAGAAGCACTGGGAATCCCTCAACCTCATCCAGGTCATCCGCAAGGGGCAGGCCCCCTTCCTGATGGCCAACCTGGCCCTGGCGGCCTTCCAGAAACGCATGGGACTGCAGACCGGCGTAAAGCCGGGGAGCGAACTGGCGGAAGCGGCCGCCCTTGCCAAGGACCGTGGCATGGCCGTTGAGCTTGTTGACCGGGAGATCCGCACGACCCTGCTGCGGGCCTGGCGCATGACCGGACTGTGGCGGAAGATGCACCTCCTCGCGACCCTTGTGGCCGGCCTGTTCGAAAACCAGAAACTCGATGAAGAGGAACTGGCCCGTCTGCGCCAGACCGACACCCTTTCGGCCATGCTTGAGGAGATGGGAGACATGCTCCCCTCGGTCAAGACGATCCTCGTGGACGAACGCGACCAGTACATGGCCCACCACATCCGCAACGCCCCCGGGAAGAAGATCGTGGCGGTGGTCGGCGCAGCACACCTGCCCGGAATTGTAAATCACATCTCCACCGGAGTCTCCGAGCAAACCATCGGGGAGATCTCCGTCATCCCTCCAAAGGCCAGCCTCTCCAAGGCCCTTCCCTGGATCGTCCCGGCCGTCGTGGCGGCCCTTTTCGCTACCGGCTTCTTTTTCGGCGACCGCCAGCAGCTGGCGGACACGGCACTGGCCTGGATCCTGGCCAACGGTCTGCTGGCCGCCCTCGGCACCCTTTTCGCCCTCGGGCACCCCCTGACCGTGGTTGCAGCCTTCGTGGCCGCTCCCATCACCTCGCTCAACCCCACGGTCGGTGCCGGCATGGTCACGGGCCTGGTCCAGGCTTTCGTGGCCGCACCAACCGTCTGTGACATGGAACGGGTCGGCGAAGACCTGACCACCGTGCGCGGCTGGTGGAACAACCGCATGACCCGGGTTTTGCTGGTGTTCCTCTTCTCCTCCCTGGGCTCCGCCGCCGGAACCCTCATCGCCTTCCACTGGCTCGCAGACCTTTTTTAG
- a CDS encoding ATP-binding protein encodes MAIHSAGRQEEKLVTALIDIGKELASTIELEELLNRILRISREVFRFENAIIRLLEEKRGVLVTAASYGYEEEATGPEITVGQGVMGQVARDGEPILLTDIASHPDYVPGISGARSELAVPLVARDRVIGVFNVESPRPHAFSRGDIAPLMTMAGQAAIAIENARLYQNLKGMSERYQKLHQFNGSILQSANLGIYTVDNEMRVTSWNRRIEDMSGMAESEVLGHSLFRIFPGLEGEGFADRVHKVFDTGMPEKFRLAHRDHRGEMRFQKRRLAPLKEDGKTVGVVVIVEDVTEFRRLLDQTLQSEKLAEVGRLSAGIAHEINNPLAVIAYGAQLLQREENLSSFQKELVERVESEVERLKALTGGLLSFSRGQGAAKRWVDLNEILQDVLRLVRYEVTRHSIVLKESYGEVPVLQADPNKLKQVFINLILNAAQAMKEGGTLSVETRPAGEGMLEAVVSDSGAGIPPEVRKRIFEPFFTTKKEGEGTGLGLYICRNIVLEHEGRLELESAVGKGTTFRVFLPAE; translated from the coding sequence ATGGCGATTCATTCAGCGGGCCGGCAGGAAGAAAAGCTGGTCACCGCACTTATTGATATCGGCAAGGAACTGGCCTCAACCATTGAACTGGAGGAGCTTCTTAACCGCATCCTGCGCATCTCCCGGGAAGTGTTCCGGTTCGAGAACGCAATTATTCGTCTCCTTGAAGAGAAACGCGGGGTGCTGGTGACTGCCGCTTCCTATGGCTACGAGGAGGAGGCGACCGGGCCAGAGATCACGGTGGGCCAAGGGGTCATGGGGCAGGTGGCCCGGGATGGAGAGCCGATCCTGCTGACCGATATCGCCTCGCATCCCGATTACGTCCCGGGGATCAGCGGGGCCCGTAGCGAACTGGCGGTGCCCCTGGTGGCCAGGGACAGGGTGATCGGGGTCTTCAACGTGGAGAGCCCCCGTCCCCACGCCTTTTCCCGGGGCGATATCGCCCCGCTCATGACCATGGCCGGCCAGGCCGCTATCGCCATCGAGAATGCCCGCCTCTACCAGAACCTCAAGGGGATGTCGGAGCGCTACCAGAAACTCCACCAGTTTAATGGCAGTATCCTGCAAAGCGCCAATCTCGGAATCTACACCGTTGATAACGAGATGCGGGTCACTTCCTGGAACCGCCGCATCGAAGACATGAGCGGGATGGCCGAGAGCGAAGTCCTCGGACACAGCCTGTTCCGGATCTTCCCCGGGCTTGAGGGGGAGGGTTTTGCCGATCGGGTACACAAGGTTTTCGATACGGGCATGCCGGAGAAATTCCGACTCGCCCATCGCGACCACCGGGGGGAGATGCGTTTCCAGAAGAGGCGCCTGGCCCCCCTGAAGGAGGACGGCAAGACCGTCGGGGTGGTGGTGATCGTCGAGGACGTCACCGAATTCCGCAGGCTTCTCGACCAGACCCTTCAGTCGGAAAAGCTCGCCGAGGTCGGGAGGCTATCGGCAGGGATCGCCCACGAAATCAACAACCCCCTGGCGGTTATCGCCTACGGGGCCCAGTTGCTGCAAAGGGAGGAGAACCTGTCTTCCTTCCAGAAGGAGCTTGTCGAGAGGGTGGAGAGCGAGGTCGAACGGCTCAAGGCCCTGACCGGAGGACTGCTGTCCTTCTCCAGGGGGCAGGGGGCCGCCAAGAGGTGGGTCGACCTCAACGAGATCCTTCAGGACGTGCTGCGCCTGGTGCGCTACGAGGTGACCCGCCACTCCATTGTCTTGAAGGAGTCCTACGGGGAAGTTCCGGTTCTCCAGGCCGATCCCAACAAGCTCAAGCAGGTATTTATCAACCTGATTCTTAACGCGGCCCAGGCCATGAAGGAGGGGGGGACCCTTTCCGTGGAGACCCGGCCCGCCGGGGAGGGGATGTTGGAGGCGGTTGTGTCCGATTCGGGCGCCGGCATTCCCCCGGAGGTGCGGAAACGGATTTTCGAGCCCTTTTTTACCACCAAGAAGGAAGGGGAGGGGACCGGTTTGGGTCTGTATATTTGCCGTAACATCGTGCTGGAGCACGAGGGGCGTCTGGAGCTCGAATCGGCTGTGGGGAAGGGGACTACCTTCCGGGTTTTTCTCCCGGCAGAGTAG
- a CDS encoding P-II family nitrogen regulator codes for MKKIDCIIKPFKLDDVKSVLSDMGISGMTVSEVRGFGRQKGHTELYRGAEYQIDFIPKVKLELVVAADQVNEIVEAVQKEACTGRIGDGKIFVYDVQQSVRIRTGETGSDSL; via the coding sequence ATGAAGAAGATCGATTGCATCATCAAACCCTTCAAACTGGATGACGTCAAGAGCGTCCTCAGCGACATGGGCATCTCCGGGATGACCGTGAGCGAGGTCCGCGGGTTCGGCCGCCAAAAGGGGCACACCGAACTTTATCGGGGGGCCGAGTACCAGATCGATTTCATCCCCAAGGTGAAGCTCGAACTGGTGGTCGCCGCCGACCAGGTAAACGAGATCGTCGAGGCGGTTCAGAAGGAAGCCTGCACCGGGCGGATCGGCGATGGAAAGATTTTCGTCTACGACGTGCAGCAGTCGGTGCGTATCCGCACGGGTGAGACCGGCTCCGATTCTCTCTAA
- a CDS encoding ammonium transporter yields the protein MKKLVSLTLAGLLFALPTLALAEDAPVSEMTYILNSFSFLVMGILVMWMAAGFGMLESGLVRYKNVATICLKNISLFGIAGILFYVTGYNLMYAGVDGGFIGSFGPWAADDAAALAGDYSAGYSASSDWFFQMVFCGAACSIVSGCVAERIKLWSFLLFCAILCGIIYPIQGSWGWGGGWLSEMGFADYAGSTIVHSVGGWAALTGAIILGARKGKYGKNGRVNPMPGSNIPLATLGTFILWMGWYGFNCGSVLALGDAASVIEMGNVIANTNLAACGGMIAAMAMVQILYKKVDVTMGLNGALAGLVSITAGPATPSLGAATLIGAVGGILVVLAVPFFDKLKIDDVVGALSVHLVCGIWGTMAVPFTDSGASFVTQFIGVAATGAFVVIASSIVWIALKATIGIRASEEDELRGLDLAEIGMEAYPDFQSVNIGGVGVGSSLGAAQAAARVVTEPVKQA from the coding sequence ATGAAGAAACTTGTTTCCCTTACCCTGGCGGGCCTGCTCTTTGCCCTGCCCACCCTGGCCCTGGCTGAGGATGCCCCGGTCTCCGAGATGACCTACATCCTGAATTCTTTCTCTTTCCTTGTCATGGGCATCCTGGTTATGTGGATGGCTGCAGGCTTCGGCATGCTCGAGTCAGGCCTCGTTCGTTACAAGAACGTCGCCACTATCTGCCTGAAGAACATTTCCCTCTTCGGCATCGCCGGGATCCTCTTCTATGTGACCGGTTACAACCTGATGTATGCCGGGGTCGACGGCGGTTTCATCGGCTCCTTCGGGCCCTGGGCGGCTGACGACGCCGCGGCCCTCGCCGGCGACTACTCCGCCGGGTACTCGGCCTCGTCTGACTGGTTCTTCCAGATGGTCTTCTGCGGCGCGGCCTGCTCCATCGTGTCCGGTTGCGTGGCCGAGCGTATCAAGCTGTGGTCCTTCCTGCTCTTCTGCGCCATCCTGTGCGGCATCATCTACCCCATCCAGGGTTCCTGGGGCTGGGGCGGCGGCTGGCTCTCCGAGATGGGTTTCGCCGACTACGCCGGCTCGACCATTGTGCACTCGGTCGGCGGTTGGGCCGCATTGACTGGCGCCATCATCCTCGGCGCCCGTAAGGGCAAGTATGGCAAGAACGGCCGTGTCAACCCGATGCCCGGTTCCAACATCCCCCTGGCGACCCTCGGTACCTTCATCCTGTGGATGGGTTGGTACGGCTTCAACTGCGGTTCGGTCCTCGCCCTGGGCGATGCCGCCTCGGTGATCGAGATGGGCAACGTTATCGCCAACACCAACCTGGCTGCCTGCGGCGGCATGATTGCCGCGATGGCGATGGTTCAGATCCTCTACAAGAAGGTCGACGTGACCATGGGCCTCAACGGCGCTTTGGCCGGCCTGGTCTCCATCACCGCCGGCCCGGCCACCCCGTCCCTCGGCGCGGCGACCCTGATCGGCGCCGTTGGCGGCATCCTCGTTGTGCTGGCCGTTCCCTTCTTCGACAAGCTCAAGATCGACGACGTGGTCGGCGCTCTCTCGGTCCACCTGGTCTGCGGCATCTGGGGCACCATGGCCGTTCCCTTCACCGACAGCGGCGCGAGCTTTGTTACCCAGTTCATCGGTGTGGCCGCCACCGGGGCCTTTGTTGTCATCGCCTCCTCGATCGTCTGGATCGCCCTCAAGGCCACCATCGGAATCCGCGCCTCCGAGGAAGATGAACTCCGCGGACTCGACCTCGCCGAGATCGGCATGGAAGCCTACCCCGATTTCCAGAGCGTCAACATCGGCGGCGTGGGCGTCGGCTCCAGCCTCGGTGCCGCTCAGGCTGCCGCCCGGGTCGTCACCGAGCCGGTGAAACAGGCATAG
- the cysZ gene encoding sulfate transporter CysZ, whose translation MSDFIKDNPVTNFSRGFFSPFRAGRFILGCPRLFKYILIPFIINTSVFSLAVYFGLNFFNDTVIHRIPQGDAWYWLILFYTLWVVAALATAVLVFFAFTVVGNLIAAPFNDLLSERTEETLAGRRNEEPFSLGAFGKDVRRTLVEESKKMLFFVLGMVLLLLLNLIPGVGTMVYSVLSVLFTLFFLAVEYTGFVFSRKRSTFRDQRRFIFGRKFLMLGFGVGLLVLLAIPFLQFFCIPVAVVAATQLWWDCSGGGGPASDRGTP comes from the coding sequence ATGTCCGACTTTATCAAAGACAACCCGGTCACCAACTTTTCTCGCGGTTTCTTTTCTCCCTTCCGCGCTGGGCGATTCATATTGGGTTGCCCGCGGCTTTTCAAGTACATCCTCATCCCCTTCATCATCAATACATCGGTCTTTTCCCTCGCCGTCTATTTCGGTCTCAATTTTTTCAACGATACGGTTATCCACCGCATTCCCCAAGGGGATGCCTGGTACTGGCTGATCCTCTTTTACACTCTTTGGGTCGTTGCCGCTCTGGCTACGGCGGTTCTGGTCTTTTTTGCCTTCACCGTGGTGGGGAACCTGATCGCCGCCCCCTTCAATGACCTGCTGTCGGAGCGAACCGAGGAAACTTTGGCCGGGCGGCGCAACGAGGAACCCTTTTCCCTGGGTGCCTTTGGGAAGGATGTTCGTCGGACCCTGGTGGAGGAGAGCAAGAAAATGCTCTTTTTCGTGCTGGGCATGGTCCTGCTGCTTCTTCTTAACCTGATCCCCGGCGTGGGGACCATGGTCTATTCGGTCCTTTCGGTTCTGTTCACCCTCTTCTTTCTGGCCGTGGAATACACCGGCTTTGTCTTCAGCCGCAAGCGCTCGACTTTCCGGGACCAGCGGCGTTTCATTTTTGGGCGCAAATTTCTCATGCTCGGTTTCGGCGTTGGGTTGCTTGTTCTTCTGGCTATCCCCTTCCTTCAATTCTTCTGCATCCCCGTTGCGGTGGTCGCCGCGACCCAGTTGTGGTGGGATTGCAGCGGCGGGGGCGGACCCGCTTCGGACAGGGGGACGCCATGA
- a CDS encoding inositol monophosphatase family protein yields MRQIAIAAAKAGGRLLLQKFGCSLQVHLKGEVDLVTEADRASEEAIVTVIRSTFPRHDILAEEKDHGRICSDYRWIIDPLDGTTNYTHGFPWFAVSIALEVRGEVTLGVVYNPFHQELFLAEKGKGSFLNDIQIQVSSTGRLDRALLGTGFPYDRKTSPVNNYDHFIHFQQSAQACRRAGAASLDLAYVAAGRLDGFWEMKLKPWDLAAGKILIEEAGGEISDFNGQDLDIYGRECLASNGFIHRDMAEILQKGERP; encoded by the coding sequence ATGAGGCAGATTGCCATTGCGGCGGCCAAGGCGGGGGGACGTTTGCTGTTGCAGAAATTCGGTTGTTCTCTGCAGGTCCACCTCAAGGGGGAGGTGGACCTGGTCACCGAGGCCGACCGGGCCTCGGAGGAGGCGATCGTCACGGTGATCCGCAGCACTTTCCCGCGGCACGATATCCTCGCCGAGGAAAAGGACCACGGCCGCATATGTTCTGACTATCGTTGGATCATCGACCCCCTGGACGGGACCACGAACTATACGCACGGCTTTCCGTGGTTCGCCGTCTCCATCGCGCTTGAGGTCCGGGGGGAGGTGACCCTAGGGGTCGTTTACAATCCGTTTCACCAGGAGTTGTTCCTTGCCGAAAAGGGCAAAGGGTCCTTTTTGAACGACATTCAAATCCAGGTCTCCAGCACCGGCCGTCTCGACCGGGCCCTTTTGGGCACGGGTTTCCCCTATGATCGTAAGACCAGTCCGGTCAACAACTATGATCATTTTATTCATTTTCAGCAGAGCGCCCAGGCCTGCCGCCGCGCCGGGGCGGCGAGTCTGGACCTTGCTTACGTCGCCGCCGGGCGGCTGGACGGATTCTGGGAGATGAAACTCAAACCCTGGGATCTTGCGGCGGGCAAAATCCTCATCGAGGAGGCCGGGGGCGAGATCAGCGACTTCAACGGACAAGACCTGGATATCTATGGCAGGGAGTGCCTTGCCAGCAACGGATTCATCCACAGGGACATGGCGGAGATTCTTCAGAAAGGAGAAAGGCCCTGA
- a CDS encoding class 1 fructose-bisphosphatase: protein MAEPGKTPFQVDLRRYLREQDEDRNLTRLICEIAEASKYIVNSIRTGDLGVAGTSNLYGEQQLALDVLSDRILRKRLAHSGVVANIASEESPEILPISPDCEGKFSVAYDPLDGSSLVDVNLAVGTIVSIYEGCDLLQPGRNQVAALYILYGPRTTMVLSTGNGVHEFAMNKLMEYTLTRENITVESSGSIYSPGGQRNKYTSGVEKFVGQLEENGSKLRYSGGFVPDINQILMKGKGIFFYPHLQGAPDGKLRVLFELNPMAYLIEQAGGAASTGRERILDLTPEGIEARAPVFIGSKELVAKAEEYVAAHG from the coding sequence ATGGCAGAACCGGGAAAGACACCCTTTCAGGTCGATCTTCGGCGGTATCTTCGCGAGCAGGATGAGGACCGGAACCTGACCCGCCTCATCTGCGAGATCGCAGAGGCTTCCAAGTACATCGTCAACTCGATCCGCACAGGTGATCTTGGAGTTGCCGGAACCTCCAACCTCTATGGAGAGCAGCAGTTGGCTCTGGATGTCCTCTCCGACCGCATCCTGCGCAAGCGTCTCGCTCATTCGGGAGTCGTGGCCAATATCGCCTCCGAAGAGTCTCCGGAAATCCTTCCCATTTCGCCTGACTGCGAAGGGAAATTCTCGGTGGCCTACGATCCCCTCGACGGTTCCTCCCTGGTCGATGTTAACCTCGCGGTGGGAACCATCGTCTCCATCTACGAGGGGTGCGACCTGCTCCAGCCTGGCCGCAACCAGGTGGCGGCCCTCTACATCCTTTACGGGCCCCGCACCACGATGGTTCTGAGCACCGGCAACGGGGTCCACGAATTCGCCATGAATAAGCTCATGGAATACACCCTGACCCGTGAAAACATCACCGTGGAGTCGAGCGGCAGCATCTACTCCCCCGGGGGGCAGCGCAACAAGTACACCTCTGGGGTCGAGAAGTTCGTGGGACAACTGGAGGAGAACGGTTCCAAGCTGCGCTACAGTGGGGGGTTCGTCCCCGACATCAACCAGATTCTGATGAAGGGTAAGGGGATTTTCTTCTATCCCCACCTTCAAGGCGCGCCGGATGGAAAGCTGCGGGTTCTCTTCGAACTCAACCCCATGGCCTACCTCATCGAGCAGGCGGGCGGCGCGGCTTCGACGGGACGCGAGCGCATTCTCGATCTGACGCCAGAGGGGATCGAAGCCCGGGCCCCGGTCTTTATCGGGAGCAAGGAGTTGGTGGCAAAAGCCGAGGAATATGTCGCCGCCCACGGCTAG
- a CDS encoding 2-oxoacid:acceptor oxidoreductase family protein, whose protein sequence is MADRYEIRFSGAGGQGLITAGIILAEAASIIEGKNAVQSQSYGPEARGGASKSEVIISDEPIDYPKATVVDACLAMTQEAADKYAVGIKAGGVLLLDTDFVPNEPKGDFKVYKMPIMRTAQDEIGRAIVANVVALGAMIALTDVVSKEAGEKAVLAKVPEAFLELNKKAFNLGFEKVKALM, encoded by the coding sequence ATGGCTGATAGATATGAAATTCGGTTTTCAGGCGCCGGCGGCCAGGGCCTGATCACCGCCGGCATCATTCTCGCCGAGGCCGCCTCCATCATCGAGGGCAAGAACGCCGTGCAGTCCCAGAGCTACGGCCCCGAGGCCCGCGGCGGCGCCTCCAAGTCGGAGGTCATCATCTCCGACGAACCCATCGACTACCCCAAGGCGACCGTCGTCGACGCCTGCCTTGCCATGACCCAGGAGGCCGCCGACAAATACGCCGTCGGCATCAAGGCCGGCGGGGTCCTGCTGCTCGATACGGACTTCGTCCCTAACGAGCCCAAGGGGGACTTCAAGGTCTACAAAATGCCCATCATGCGCACCGCTCAGGATGAAATCGGCCGTGCCATCGTCGCCAACGTGGTCGCGCTGGGCGCGATGATCGCCCTGACCGACGTTGTCTCCAAGGAAGCGGGCGAAAAGGCTGTTCTGGCCAAGGTTCCCGAAGCCTTCCTGGAACTGAACAAGAAGGCCTTCAACCTCGGCTTCGAAAAGGTCAAGGCCCTCATGTAG